The following proteins come from a genomic window of Sulfitobacter indolifex:
- a CDS encoding cobyric acid synthase, whose product MTKAIMIQGTGSNVGKSMIVAGLIRACARRGLRVRPFKPQNMSNNAAVTEDGGEIGRAQALQARAAGVAPHTDMNPVLLKPQSATGAQVVVQGQIAGQQEAREFGRNKASLMPAVLQSFHRLAENCDLIVIEGAGSPAETNLRAGDIANMGFARAAGVSVVLMGDIDRGGVIAQIVGTQAVLDQEDNALIRGFAVNKFRGDRSLFDAGRDDIAARTGWPSLGVIPWFDAAHRLPAEDVMDLPARARSGGSGCVIAVPRPPRIANFDDLDPLAAEPGVDLRMIMPGTPLPADADLVLMVGSKSTISDLEAFRAEGWDIDLAAHIRRGGHVLGLCGGYQMLGKTITDPHGIEGPAAQVVGLGHLDVETTMAPLKHLSEKSGQHPASGTDLTGYEIHIGETTGPDCARAWLTFDGTLEGAASPSGRVQGCYMHGIFSSDAFRRAYLGNFGVTSSLDFESGVDDALDALADHVEAYMDVDLFLSLAAEV is encoded by the coding sequence ATGACCAAAGCCATCATGATTCAGGGCACCGGCAGCAATGTCGGCAAGTCGATGATCGTTGCCGGATTGATCCGTGCCTGCGCCCGTCGCGGGCTGCGCGTGCGCCCGTTCAAGCCGCAGAACATGTCTAACAATGCCGCCGTCACCGAAGACGGGGGCGAGATTGGCCGCGCGCAGGCGTTGCAGGCGCGTGCCGCTGGCGTGGCACCGCATACGGATATGAATCCGGTGCTGTTGAAGCCCCAAAGCGCCACCGGTGCGCAGGTCGTGGTGCAAGGCCAGATCGCGGGCCAACAAGAGGCGCGTGAGTTTGGCCGTAACAAAGCCAGCCTGATGCCCGCCGTGCTGCAATCCTTTCACCGTTTGGCCGAAAATTGCGATTTGATCGTTATTGAAGGCGCAGGCTCTCCGGCAGAGACCAACCTGCGCGCAGGCGATATTGCCAACATGGGCTTTGCCCGCGCCGCTGGTGTGTCGGTGGTGCTGATGGGCGACATCGACCGCGGCGGTGTCATCGCGCAGATCGTCGGGACACAAGCGGTGCTTGATCAGGAAGACAACGCGCTGATCCGTGGCTTTGCCGTTAACAAGTTCCGGGGTGACCGCAGCCTTTTCGACGCAGGCCGCGATGACATCGCCGCGCGCACAGGCTGGCCGAGCCTTGGGGTGATCCCATGGTTCGACGCCGCCCACCGTCTGCCCGCCGAAGATGTGATGGACCTGCCCGCCCGCGCCCGTTCCGGTGGATCGGGCTGTGTCATCGCCGTGCCTCGCCCGCCGCGCATCGCCAACTTCGATGATCTTGACCCGCTGGCTGCCGAACCGGGCGTCGATCTGCGCATGATCATGCCCGGCACCCCCCTGCCCGCCGACGCCGACCTGGTACTGATGGTTGGGTCGAAATCCACGATCTCCGATCTCGAAGCCTTCCGCGCCGAAGGGTGGGACATCGACCTCGCCGCGCATATTCGCCGGGGCGGCCATGTGCTGGGGCTTTGTGGGGGATATCAAATGCTGGGCAAGACGATCACCGATCCGCACGGCATCGAAGGCCCGGCGGCGCAGGTCGTGGGGTTGGGGCATCTGGATGTCGAGACGACGATGGCACCGCTGAAACATTTGTCGGAAAAGTCCGGCCAGCACCCCGCCAGTGGCACCGATCTCACGGGCTATGAAATTCACATCGGAGAAACCACCGGCCCCGATTGTGCCCGCGCTTGGCTCACCTTCGACGGCACACTCGAAGGCGCGGCTTCACCCTCTGGCCGCGTGCAGGGCTGCTATATGCATGGAATTTTCAGCTCAGACGCCTTTCGCCGGGCCTATCTCGGCAATTTCGGCGTCACCTCATCGCTGGATTTTGAGAGCGGCGTAGATGATGCGCTCGACGCGCTGGCCGATCATGTCGAGGCCTATATGGATGTCGACCTGTTCCTCTCCCTTGCGGCAGAAGTTTAG
- a CDS encoding cupin domain-containing protein, producing MPDDILAEFLLPTQELRDDLPFFTKVLGMRLESIFPADDPSVASFSGHGVRVRIERGATVAPGHLRILTDDPDSFAQGQRRLTAPNGTTVEVLPRSPQVEQPETRHEFAVRRLADEAPWVIGRAGMHYRDLIPSRLGGSIIASHIRIPDGGPVPDMVHYHTVGFQLIFCYRGWVDVLYEDQGDVIRLHAGDCVTQPPGIRHRVVEASPSIEVIEIGVPAEHVTTIDHEMTLPNGKGNPTREWDGQTFVHHIRDQATWQPFRIPGFAARDTGITKGTKGVAGIQVARFDGGTPPPSKHDADIHFTFVMEGSMLLSAEGQESRRLHAGDAFVIPPGIVAQYSECSPDLELLEAGLRGDFMTTLLG from the coding sequence ATGCCTGACGATATTTTAGCCGAGTTTCTCTTGCCCACGCAGGAGCTTAGAGACGATCTGCCCTTCTTTACCAAAGTCTTAGGTATGCGGCTTGAAAGCATTTTTCCGGCGGATGACCCTTCGGTAGCCAGCTTCTCAGGCCACGGTGTCCGGGTGAGGATTGAGCGGGGTGCCACCGTGGCACCGGGGCATTTGCGTATTTTAACCGACGATCCTGACAGCTTTGCCCAAGGTCAGCGCCGGTTGACTGCCCCCAATGGCACAACAGTTGAAGTTTTGCCGCGCTCTCCGCAGGTGGAACAGCCAGAAACTCGGCATGAATTCGCCGTCAGACGGCTCGCGGATGAGGCGCCTTGGGTGATCGGCCGCGCGGGCATGCACTACCGCGATTTGATTCCGTCGCGCTTGGGCGGGTCAATCATCGCCAGCCATATCCGCATCCCCGATGGCGGACCGGTGCCGGATATGGTCCATTATCATACGGTCGGTTTTCAGCTGATCTTTTGTTATCGCGGCTGGGTCGATGTGCTTTACGAGGATCAAGGTGATGTGATCCGGCTGCATGCGGGCGATTGCGTGACGCAACCACCCGGGATCCGGCACCGGGTGGTCGAAGCCTCGCCTTCCATTGAGGTGATCGAGATCGGAGTTCCCGCCGAACATGTGACGACCATCGACCATGAGATGACCCTGCCGAACGGCAAAGGTAATCCGACACGCGAGTGGGACGGGCAGACCTTTGTGCATCACATTAGGGATCAAGCCACCTGGCAGCCTTTTCGCATTCCAGGATTTGCTGCGCGGGATACGGGAATAACCAAGGGGACAAAAGGCGTGGCGGGCATTCAGGTGGCGCGGTTTGACGGGGGCACACCACCCCCCAGCAAGCATGACGCGGACATCCATTTCACCTTTGTCATGGAAGGCAGCATGCTGCTGAGCGCTGAGGGGCAGGAGAGCCGTAGGCTGCATGCAGGTGACGCTTTTGTCATTCCGCCGGGCATCGTGGCGCAGTATTCGGAATGCTCGCCCGACCTCGAACTGCTCGAAGCCGGGCTGCGCGGTGATTTTATGACCACGCTTTTAGGCTAG
- a CDS encoding response regulator — protein sequence MKILAVDDDPFIRELLPVVFREADYPHLTLADSGAAALELLATTKEQFDCLLLDIEMPEMDGITLCRHIRALDAYQDTPILMVTSRSDATAIERAFAAGANDYVTKPFDVKDIATRVHIAERMLENTQRAPRLDPHQLPTGGEPGTHEFELTDPVHIGRVEQLVLPFSLGNYLSQLSRQHIDMCQVFATKIEHIDELFATCNTREFARAIAASAEAVARVVDCPQLLMTHNGSGTLLCIVTGDSLPAWPEIEILVQGELDAMDLRHDDNSPMSVMLSVGGPIQPNASRTQRVRKTFDRAIRRVTTRQKVKLDSSPSQKPSVSAAH from the coding sequence ATGAAAATCCTTGCCGTTGACGATGACCCATTTATTCGCGAGTTGCTGCCCGTCGTATTCCGCGAGGCTGACTATCCACACTTAACGCTTGCTGATTCCGGTGCTGCTGCTTTGGAATTACTTGCAACGACCAAAGAGCAATTTGACTGCCTGCTCTTGGACATTGAGATGCCCGAGATGGACGGCATCACACTGTGCCGCCACATACGCGCCTTGGATGCCTATCAAGACACGCCGATCCTGATGGTGACCTCGCGTTCTGATGCAACCGCGATTGAGCGTGCCTTTGCCGCGGGTGCCAATGACTATGTGACCAAGCCTTTTGACGTGAAAGACATCGCAACCCGTGTGCATATCGCTGAACGAATGCTTGAAAACACGCAACGCGCGCCGCGTCTCGACCCTCATCAATTACCGACGGGAGGCGAGCCCGGCACCCATGAATTTGAACTAACTGACCCGGTGCATATCGGCAGGGTCGAGCAGTTGGTGCTGCCTTTCTCACTAGGCAATTACCTGTCGCAACTCTCACGACAACACATTGATATGTGCCAAGTTTTTGCAACCAAGATCGAACATATCGACGAGCTTTTCGCGACGTGCAATACCCGCGAATTCGCCCGCGCCATTGCCGCATCCGCCGAGGCGGTTGCCCGAGTGGTCGATTGCCCGCAATTGCTGATGACACATAATGGGTCCGGCACGCTTCTTTGCATCGTGACAGGCGACAGCCTGCCCGCATGGCCCGAGATCGAGATTTTGGTCCAAGGCGAGCTGGACGCTATGGACCTGCGCCACGATGATAACAGCCCAATGTCGGTCATGCTTTCCGTGGGCGGCCCGATTCAGCCTAACGCCAGCCGCACCCAGCGGGTAAGAAAGACATTTGACCGTGCCATCCGCAGGGTCACGACGCGCCAAAAGGTCAAACTAGACAGCTCGCCCTCCCAAAAACCCTCCGTATCTGCGGCGCACTAG
- a CDS encoding Lrp/AsnC family transcriptional regulator, translating into MTTCVFIQIRCRPGTTYRVAEEIALREIHSELYSTSGEYDLLMKLYIPKGEDVGVYINDNLLDIEGIERSLTTMTFKVF; encoded by the coding sequence ATGACCACCTGCGTATTCATCCAGATCCGCTGCCGACCGGGCACGACCTATCGGGTGGCCGAGGAGATTGCCCTGCGCGAAATCCATTCCGAGCTCTATTCGACCTCCGGCGAATATGATCTGCTGATGAAGCTTTATATCCCCAAGGGAGAGGATGTGGGCGTTTATATCAACGACAACCTGTTGGACATTGAGGGGATTGAGCGTTCCCTGACGACGATGACCTTCAAGGTATTTTAA
- a CDS encoding DUF6280 family protein: MKDFVDGTAFNNEQGNRARKLFAAVVLAALDDAIADDKKYGNGPEQIARWARSRDGREVLSCAGIDPNERVVEGLMEFVGKGVRTSVALSREESERRNAALQAEAA; encoded by the coding sequence ATGAAAGATTTCGTTGATGGCACCGCTTTCAACAACGAGCAAGGCAACCGCGCACGCAAGCTCTTTGCTGCTGTGGTGCTTGCTGCTTTGGATGACGCAATTGCCGACGACAAGAAATATGGCAACGGCCCAGAACAGATCGCCCGCTGGGCCCGTTCGCGCGATGGCCGCGAAGTGCTGAGCTGCGCCGGGATCGACCCCAATGAGCGGGTTGTCGAAGGCCTGATGGAATTCGTTGGCAAAGGTGTGCGGACATCCGTCGCTCTGTCGCGCGAAGAATCTGAGCGCCGCAATGCCGCGCTTCAGGCCGAAGCCGCCTAA
- a CDS encoding indolepyruvate ferredoxin oxidoreductase family protein, translating to MTEQPREFTTYKLDDRYDLTEGRVFLTGTQALVRIMLDQARRDRDAGLKTAGFVSGYRGSPLGGLDLEYWRIKSRVADAGVKFLPAVNEDLGATAVLGAQQAHLDPHAEVEGVFSMWYGKGPGVDRSGDALKHGNAYGSAPKGGVLVVAGDDHGCVSSSMPHQSDVAFMSWFMPTLNPASVAEYQAFGEYGIALSRFSGTWVGFKAISETVESGASVDLTPDRVFNQPDYTAPAGGLHVRLGDLPSAEIETRIHHKLEAVQAFLRANPIDRHIYDTPDANFGIVTTGKGHLDTMEALRLLGLDEVKCRALGIDIYKVGMVWPLALDDALDFVKGKREVLVIEEKRGIIESQFKEAFYDWPGSKPARMVGKHDENLEELVPWTGELSPLKLVPIIAARLHAFFPDENLVEKARALTDQPPVLLNVPGANRTPYFCSGCPHNSSTKLPEGSKANSGIGCHVMASWMDRDTAGFAQMGGEGVPWIATSMFNGGKHVFQNLGEGTWYHSGSLAIRQAVAAKTNITYKILYNDAVAMTGGQPVDGPVSVAAIAQACRAEGVARIALVSDRPELLPKSDFPAETSFDHRRDLDRVQRELREIPGVTVLIYEQTCATEKRRKRKRGQMEDPKKFVMINDLVCEGCGDCSLESNCLSVEPKKTEFGTKRQINQSTCNKDYSCLNGFCPSFVTVEGGSRRKRSGAGLDVAGLAAQLPMPVLPKLDQPFNLLVTGVGGTGVVTVGALITMAAHLEGLGSSVLDFTGFAQKFGTVLGYVRIAQRPEEVHQVRIDQAAADAVIGCDMVVSSAPKASAHYRRGTRIVLNRAEMPTGDLVLNRDADLRIDDREAVIAQAVGVENLSAFDANRMAEVLMGDAVFANVMMLGFAWQKGLVPVSLTALEQAIELNGVVPDKNRAAFGFGRVMAGNPEAIEAHFAPAPKPDETAEALIARRMEFLTDYQNAAYAQRYKSHLDALASKLPEGSDELMRAAAKSLFKLMAYKDEYEVARLHRQSGFEERIADSFEGDYKVHYHLAPPAWPTGKDGRGRPNKRKFGPWMGRAFDLLAAMKPLRGTWADPFAYGADRKLEVALIDWFEGVMAKAPALPHDAALEVLSAPMEIRGYGPVKEVAAEKVQAEVAAQLA from the coding sequence ATGACTGAACAACCGCGCGAATTTACCACTTATAAACTCGACGACCGCTATGATCTGACCGAAGGCCGTGTCTTTCTGACCGGGACGCAGGCACTGGTGCGGATCATGCTTGATCAAGCCCGCCGCGACCGCGATGCAGGGCTCAAAACAGCGGGTTTCGTCTCGGGATATCGCGGTTCACCGCTGGGTGGGCTCGACCTTGAATATTGGCGCATCAAGTCCCGCGTGGCCGATGCAGGCGTTAAATTCTTGCCCGCCGTCAACGAAGATTTGGGCGCCACCGCCGTGCTCGGCGCGCAGCAGGCGCATCTTGACCCTCATGCGGAGGTCGAGGGCGTCTTTTCCATGTGGTACGGTAAAGGACCGGGGGTCGACCGCTCGGGCGACGCGCTGAAACATGGCAACGCCTATGGCTCGGCACCCAAGGGCGGCGTGCTGGTGGTGGCTGGCGATGACCACGGCTGTGTGTCGTCCTCGATGCCGCATCAGTCCGACGTGGCCTTTATGTCGTGGTTCATGCCAACGCTGAACCCGGCGTCGGTGGCCGAATATCAGGCCTTTGGTGAATACGGCATCGCGCTGTCGCGGTTTTCAGGCACATGGGTCGGGTTCAAGGCGATCTCGGAAACCGTTGAAAGCGGCGCGTCGGTCGATCTGACCCCAGACAGGGTGTTTAACCAGCCCGACTACACTGCCCCTGCGGGTGGATTACACGTGCGCTTGGGTGATCTCCCCTCTGCCGAGATTGAGACGCGCATCCATCACAAGCTGGAGGCTGTTCAAGCCTTCCTCCGCGCCAACCCGATTGACCGCCATATCTATGACACGCCGGATGCCAATTTTGGCATCGTCACCACCGGCAAAGGCCACCTTGACACGATGGAGGCGCTGCGGCTTTTGGGCTTGGATGAGGTCAAATGCCGTGCGCTTGGCATCGACATCTATAAGGTCGGCATGGTCTGGCCACTGGCGCTGGACGACGCGCTCGACTTTGTGAAGGGCAAGCGCGAAGTGCTTGTTATCGAAGAGAAACGCGGCATTATCGAAAGCCAGTTCAAAGAGGCGTTTTACGACTGGCCCGGCTCCAAACCTGCGCGGATGGTGGGCAAACATGACGAAAACCTCGAAGAGCTGGTGCCGTGGACGGGTGAGCTGTCGCCGCTGAAACTGGTGCCGATCATCGCGGCCCGGCTGCATGCCTTCTTCCCGGACGAGAACCTCGTTGAAAAGGCCCGCGCGCTGACCGATCAGCCGCCCGTTCTACTGAACGTGCCTGGTGCCAACCGCACCCCCTATTTCTGTTCAGGCTGCCCGCATAACTCCTCAACCAAGCTGCCCGAAGGGTCCAAAGCCAACTCCGGTATCGGCTGCCACGTCATGGCGTCATGGATGGACCGCGACACGGCGGGCTTCGCGCAGATGGGCGGCGAAGGCGTGCCGTGGATCGCGACCTCAATGTTCAACGGGGGCAAGCATGTTTTCCAGAACTTGGGCGAAGGCACGTGGTATCACTCCGGCTCTCTCGCGATCCGCCAAGCGGTCGCAGCCAAGACCAATATCACCTATAAAATCCTCTATAACGACGCCGTAGCGATGACCGGCGGGCAACCGGTTGATGGCCCGGTGTCGGTCGCAGCCATCGCACAGGCCTGCCGGGCCGAAGGCGTCGCGCGCATCGCACTCGTGTCAGACCGGCCCGAGTTGTTGCCCAAGTCCGATTTCCCTGCCGAGACCAGCTTTGACCACCGCCGCGATCTGGACCGCGTACAGCGCGAGTTGCGCGAAATTCCGGGCGTCACCGTGCTGATCTATGAGCAAACCTGCGCCACCGAAAAACGCCGCAAGCGTAAGCGCGGGCAGATGGAGGACCCCAAGAAATTCGTCATGATCAACGATCTGGTCTGCGAAGGGTGTGGTGATTGTTCGTTAGAATCCAACTGTTTGAGCGTTGAGCCCAAGAAGACCGAATTCGGCACGAAACGGCAAATCAACCAATCGACCTGCAACAAAGATTACTCTTGCCTGAACGGTTTCTGCCCGTCCTTCGTGACGGTTGAAGGTGGCAGCCGCCGCAAACGATCAGGCGCGGGGCTGGATGTGGCTGGGCTGGCCGCACAACTGCCGATGCCCGTGCTGCCGAAACTCGACCAGCCTTTCAATCTGCTGGTGACCGGCGTTGGCGGCACCGGCGTGGTGACCGTGGGCGCGCTTATCACCATGGCCGCCCACCTCGAAGGTTTGGGCTCCAGCGTGCTCGATTTCACCGGATTTGCGCAAAAGTTCGGCACGGTGCTGGGCTATGTCCGCATCGCCCAGCGGCCCGAAGAGGTGCATCAGGTGCGCATCGACCAAGCCGCCGCCGATGCGGTGATCGGCTGCGATATGGTCGTAAGTTCGGCCCCCAAAGCTTCGGCCCATTATCGCCGCGGCACGCGGATCGTGCTGAACCGTGCCGAAATGCCCACCGGAGATCTGGTGCTGAACCGCGATGCCGATCTGCGCATCGACGACCGTGAAGCGGTCATCGCGCAGGCGGTGGGCGTCGAAAACCTTAGCGCCTTTGACGCCAATCGGATGGCAGAAGTGTTGATGGGCGATGCGGTTTTTGCCAACGTGATGATGCTGGGGTTTGCGTGGCAAAAGGGGCTGGTTCCCGTCTCGCTTACGGCCCTTGAACAGGCGATTGAGTTGAACGGCGTCGTGCCTGACAAAAACCGCGCGGCCTTTGGTTTTGGCCGCGTCATGGCGGGCAACCCTGAGGCGATCGAGGCGCATTTTGCCCCCGCCCCCAAGCCCGATGAAACGGCAGAAGCGCTGATCGCACGTCGGATGGAATTCTTGACCGACTACCAGAACGCCGCCTATGCCCAGCGCTACAAATCGCACCTTGATGCGCTGGCGTCGAAACTGCCGGAAGGCTCAGACGAGCTGATGCGCGCAGCGGCGAAATCGCTGTTCAAACTTATGGCCTATAAGGATGAATACGAAGTCGCCCGCCTGCACCGTCAAAGCGGATTTGAAGAGCGGATCGCCGACAGCTTTGAAGGCGATTACAAGGTGCATTACCACCTCGCCCCGCCGGCATGGCCGACTGGAAAAGACGGTCGTGGCCGCCCCAATAAGCGCAAGTTCGGACCTTGGATGGGGCGTGCCTTTGACCTGCTGGCAGCGATGAAACCGTTGCGCGGCACATGGGCCGACCCCTTCGCCTATGGCGCCGACCGCAAGCTTGAAGTGGCGCTGATCGACTGGTTTGAGGGTGTCATGGCAAAGGCGCCCGCCCTGCCCCATGATGCGGCGCTTGAAGTGCTGAGCGCACCGATGGAGATCCGCGGCTACGGCCCGGTGAAAGAGGTCGCTGCCGAAAAGGTGCAGGCCGAAGTCGCGGCGCAACTAGCCTAA
- the ygfZ gene encoding CAF17-like 4Fe-4S cluster assembly/insertion protein YgfZ, with protein MTTRRILRLTGPDTRDFLQGIVTNDIAKLDQGPVYAALLTPQGKYMADFFLIAAGDGVLLDVDESLGDMLTQRLSMYKLRAKVTIEPTELHLHRGTGPAPEDAVADPRHPEMGWRAYRDTPQTDDTTDWNALRVAHLIPETGVELTPDTFILEAGLDRINGLDFRKGCYVGQEVTARMKHKTELRKGLTRVDVKGSAAPGTAITAEGKPAGTLYTQADGQALAHLRFDRAKGPMQADEAQVTWPGPAV; from the coding sequence ATGACCACGCGCCGCATTCTGCGCCTCACCGGCCCCGACACCCGCGATTTCCTGCAAGGCATCGTGACCAATGACATCGCCAAACTGGACCAAGGCCCGGTCTATGCCGCCCTGTTGACGCCGCAGGGCAAATATATGGCCGATTTCTTCCTGATCGCTGCGGGAGATGGGGTTCTGCTCGATGTCGATGAAAGCCTTGGCGATATGCTCACGCAACGGCTGTCGATGTACAAGCTGCGGGCTAAGGTGACGATTGAACCGACGGAGTTACACTTGCACCGCGGCACCGGCCCTGCGCCCGAAGATGCAGTTGCCGACCCGCGCCATCCGGAAATGGGCTGGCGGGCGTATCGCGATACGCCGCAGACCGATGACACAACCGATTGGAACGCCCTGCGCGTGGCGCATCTGATCCCTGAGACGGGCGTGGAACTGACCCCGGATACGTTTATCCTCGAAGCCGGGTTGGACCGGATCAACGGGCTGGACTTCCGCAAGGGCTGTTATGTCGGCCAAGAGGTCACGGCGCGGATGAAACACAAGACCGAGTTGCGCAAAGGGCTCACGCGCGTTGATGTCAAAGGTAGCGCTGCCCCCGGCACGGCGATCACGGCAGAGGGCAAGCCAGCAGGCACGCTTTACACCCAAGCAGACGGTCAAGCGCTGGCGCATCTGCGTTTCGACCGCGCAAAAGGCCCGATGCAGGCCGATGAGGCGCAGGTCACATGGCCCGGCCCGGCTGTTTGA
- a CDS encoding Lrp/AsnC family transcriptional regulator — MSEMDATDRQLVTLLQQDSRLPNAQLAEKLNISASACWRRVKALEHTGVIKRYAAIVEPKAMGLGFEAMVHVHLTRHDASALASFISAIQSRKEVTECFATTGQADYHLRVLCRDIEAYNAFLESFLFLHPAVNSATTNVILRQIKANAPITG, encoded by the coding sequence ATGAGTGAGATGGATGCGACAGACCGCCAGTTGGTGACCTTACTCCAGCAGGATTCGCGTCTGCCGAATGCGCAACTGGCCGAAAAGCTGAACATCTCTGCCTCTGCCTGCTGGCGGCGGGTCAAGGCGTTGGAGCACACGGGGGTCATCAAGCGTTATGCCGCCATCGTCGAACCAAAGGCGATGGGGCTGGGGTTTGAGGCGATGGTGCATGTGCATCTGACCCGGCACGATGCCTCAGCGCTGGCCAGTTTCATCAGTGCGATCCAGTCCCGCAAAGAAGTGACGGAATGTTTCGCCACCACCGGTCAGGCCGACTATCATCTGCGTGTTCTTTGCCGGGATATCGAGGCTTATAACGCTTTTCTCGAAAGCTTTCTGTTCCTTCACCCGGCGGTGAACTCTGCCACGACAAATGTGATCCTGCGACAGATCAAAGCCAATGCGCCGATTACTGGGTGA
- a CDS encoding S-(hydroxymethyl)glutathione dehydrogenase/class III alcohol dehydrogenase — protein sequence MRTRAAVAVEAGKPLEIMEVNLEGPKRGEVLVEIKATGLCHTDEFTRSGDDPEGIFPAILGHEGAGVVLEVGEGVTTLEPGDHVIPLYTPECRECEYCLSGKTNLCQKIRVTQGQGLLPDGTTRFSMLDGTPIHHYMGCSTFANHTVVPEIALAKVRKDAPFDKICYIGCGVTTGIGAVINTAKVEIGARCVVFGLGGIGLNVIQGLRMAGADQIVGVDLNDDKEEVGRYFGMTDFVNPKSVEGDLVAHLVEVTKGGADYSFDATGNTKVMRDALECAHKGWGESIIIGVAPAGAEISTRPFQLVTGRVWRGTAFGGAKGRTDVPKIVDWYMNGKIEIDPMITHKLTLDQINEGFELMHKGESIRAVVEF from the coding sequence ATGAGAACCCGTGCCGCCGTCGCTGTCGAAGCTGGCAAACCGCTTGAAATCATGGAGGTGAACCTCGAAGGGCCGAAGCGCGGCGAGGTCTTGGTCGAGATCAAGGCGACCGGCCTGTGCCATACCGATGAATTCACCCGCTCTGGCGACGATCCAGAAGGCATCTTCCCCGCGATCCTCGGCCATGAAGGCGCAGGCGTTGTGCTGGAAGTCGGCGAGGGCGTCACCACGCTGGAGCCGGGCGACCATGTGATCCCGCTTTACACACCCGAGTGCCGCGAATGCGAATACTGCCTGTCAGGCAAAACCAACCTGTGCCAAAAAATCCGCGTGACCCAAGGCCAAGGTCTGCTGCCCGACGGCACAACGCGGTTTTCGATGCTCGATGGCACCCCGATCCACCACTATATGGGCTGCTCGACCTTCGCCAATCACACCGTGGTGCCCGAGATCGCGCTGGCCAAAGTGCGCAAAGACGCGCCGTTCGATAAAATTTGCTACATCGGTTGTGGCGTCACCACGGGCATCGGCGCGGTTATCAACACTGCCAAAGTCGAGATCGGCGCGCGCTGCGTGGTCTTCGGGCTGGGCGGTATCGGGTTGAACGTGATCCAAGGCCTGCGAATGGCGGGTGCAGATCAGATCGTGGGCGTGGATCTGAACGACGACAAGGAAGAGGTCGGGCGCTATTTCGGGATGACCGATTTTGTGAACCCCAAGAGCGTTGAGGGCGATCTCGTGGCGCATTTGGTCGAAGTGACCAAAGGCGGCGCGGATTATTCCTTTGACGCGACCGGCAACACCAAGGTCATGCGCGACGCGCTGGAATGTGCCCATAAGGGCTGGGGTGAGAGCATCATCATCGGCGTGGCACCTGCGGGGGCCGAGATTTCGACGCGGCCTTTCCAACTGGTGACCGGTCGCGTTTGGCGTGGGACCGCCTTTGGTGGGGCCAAGGGGCGGACGGACGTGCCAAAGATCGTTGATTGGTACATGAACGGCAAGATCGAGATCGACCCGATGATCACCCACAAGCTGACGCTGGATCAGATCAACGAAGGCTTTGAGTTGATGCACAAAGGTGAATCGATCCGGGCTGTTGTCGAATTCTAA
- the efp gene encoding elongation factor P, with protein sequence MPKINGNEIRPGNVLEHNGGLWAAVKVDHVKPGKGGAFAQVEMRNLRNGSKLNERFRSADKVERVRLEQKDQQFLFEDSGMLVVMDTETYEQVQLDAELLGDTRPFLQDGMMIVVEYHDAEALNARLPQKVVCKVAETEPVVKGQTAAKSFKPAVLDNGVKITVPPFVDQDEDIVVNTETMEYVERA encoded by the coding sequence ATGCCCAAGATTAACGGAAACGAGATCCGCCCCGGAAACGTCCTTGAACATAACGGTGGCCTCTGGGCGGCTGTGAAGGTCGATCACGTGAAGCCCGGCAAGGGCGGCGCCTTTGCCCAAGTCGAGATGCGCAACCTGCGCAACGGCTCCAAATTGAACGAACGCTTCCGTTCTGCCGACAAGGTTGAGCGCGTGCGTCTGGAGCAGAAAGATCAGCAATTCCTGTTTGAAGACAGTGGCATGCTGGTTGTCATGGACACCGAGACCTATGAGCAGGTCCAGCTTGACGCCGAGCTTTTGGGTGACACGCGTCCCTTCTTGCAAGACGGTATGATGATCGTGGTCGAATACCACGATGCAGAAGCGCTGAACGCCCGTCTGCCGCAGAAAGTGGTGTGTAAGGTTGCCGAGACTGAACCGGTCGTGAAGGGCCAGACGGCGGCGAAATCATTCAAGCCGGCGGTCCTGGACAACGGCGTGAAAATCACCGTGCCCCCCTTCGTTGACCAAGACGAAGACATCGTTGTGAACACCGAAACCATGGAATATGTCGAACGCGCCTGA